The following are encoded in a window of Drosophila simulans strain w501 chromosome 3L, Prin_Dsim_3.1, whole genome shotgun sequence genomic DNA:
- the LOC6738938 gene encoding mediator of RNA polymerase II transcription subunit 13 isoform X2 produces the protein MTHQNHQTNGASLEDCHTNFYALTDLCGIKWRKFVNGERPNASSDPLADPILRSYSRCIQADMLCVWRRVQSTKTDNADPNALTFEMTTSTKVHPPLSLAAAKELWIFWYGEEPDLSELVDAELLRVAANQALWNGTWKGALTYECRSLLFKALHNLMERFVLTKDIVRFGKWFVQPCTSSDRLFGRSSQHLSFSFTFFVHGDTVCASIDLREHPAVRPLTKEHLTEAAAAFAAASSPPGSNGSAATAGGAVPNPGQDPNGASMDGLEGGEGATKAAPPPHARKVMLAPFGIAGILTGNSYKASDPIAEKILEDWASFFPLCNKDNTDVPPVVEVVSGGHKMYHPTNYVLVTDLDDMEHMEFVEMQKMQSSVAGAAAESAVLASLSCPPGAAAAPSSMGAAPSATAVPLGPASLNAPALAGAGVGATASSAAKEISRKAAPQAVSALERLAFQPYYDQRPTSGFTFNTNNTHIPASAAVEMPERTWQDCVMNTLHVDAAAAAAAAASSTPASGTGSSSADGDENEQNKPPQDSKQLVQQQIQQQQQRQKLWNFVDPMQKAPCICTKHLGNTPHGTPHGGASTYSRNSLGGDSSMPVASVESPATPAPSPHPNSAHSQPTSVPPAEQLLNMSPHAPTSVSNLQQPPTPIDHLLDKNTPAPTPTDQHDNKSITASPYVHQTPSVEPPSYTDHAAGGGPAGGQSLGTGPGSVPTQQPATPTAATSAGGAGSGGPSNAIGGNAVGTISVKKLEMQQQTPSAAMAIKQEPGAQGRGVGGVTSTTEALNNFKRLYNPPKLTLKDPDSFYDGEWLKEVIYDFQYQEYWDYSTVKRPKMEKQRKPRYAKNLYEGQNHVKPVMPSPGSVYGSQLLSLDESASAAGGGGGGQAAGSSGGGLVGIANSTASGSDVEADGSSFFQGLNIKTEPGLHSPSCKETSKSSGGNSSGGGSGSGGNLFTAEGLNPSLNDLEQLFETSSNDECSSVQIHTPPDSNNPSNGGCSAVTNTIEDLKRSTAVASAAVAAAAAAVASGAGNIQAEDLTKMFPTPPSHEQQHPNSSPCQTDVAMTDLSVDTTTTIITSSITTTCHTTITSSINTTTTACSNPSNSIMLATAQAPVTVVAIQTVSKMVKQEYNLELGSPMEEPINDWDYVYRPPQQEKFVGSTRYAPLTNLPSQTQPPLTLPTGCFYQPTWSSHKSRAATLAKAAAAQQQQHQKHQALQQRIQLHQQKLQQLQLQNQQQQQAAAAAAAAAAGGVGHQKHQHQHLHDLLSAAPRTPLTPSTVPQPLSSGGSQYLLNQLNCPQAPPGASMQQLMHRAGMSPISPGPGMGPYAARSSPMSRATPTHPPPPYPYDLAVASPATSTSSYLNRPLHSQEHPHMHGMGGGAAGGVGHGTAGGGHMGMVPYTGDAGIASGGTAMAAGSSSLLQELPEVNSVLVNILLYDTALNVFRDHNFDSSSVCVCNADTQKIGNIRGADSGVYVPLPGVSFNPFPSGAGGAAAGQRMLNGPSSAGFGGMRMISAFGGSPASASMPGAGSGHGHGPNGGSNSSSCTPPSSNPHITGYVDDDPVECTCGFSAVVNRRLSHRAGLFYEDEVEITGIADDPGRNKQPTLLSIIQSLSRKNQIKQGPGETSSALDKIGAGGLPGGQLEQLAHAVFDLLLDQCSIIQTSSSSVHRALQSHRRRMSRQRRIFGTNGAPTASLASIANVLEFMDAHDVISLALEQSRLAFENQRMDNMMDFHGNGSSSSHQQQQLTAFHAPPPALRHKLAGIGAGRLTVHKWPYLPVGFTRSNKEIVRTMNAIQPMLQNAFHCKSRGGSGSKDASSYNTVSGPLTWRQFHRLAGRASGQCEPQPIPSVVVGYEKDWISVAPHSIHYWDKFLLEPYSYARDVVYVVVCPDNEHVVSCTRSYFRELSSTYEMCKLGKHTPIRGWDGFLQVGAARNNVPADRETTPLDDWLRTLEHAALAEQIRRYAVAFIHQLAPYLSRVPNDKTLLNPPDGTGNSHSKGGSSSSSNSSSGSGLPGGDLPTDNIKLEPGTEPQVQPMETNEIKQEPGVGKGGAAAGDTKPALILGDPLGMGETLEDINPSAIVLYVVNPFTFASDSCELERLALIALLRCYAELLKAVPDSVRSQMNIQIISLESVMELGPCGNRKRFSDEIRCLALNIFSQCRRHLVHAQSVKSLTGFGTAANMEAFLKTKDEPNRRAYKMYTAPFVLAPMHERNDKTDFSRSAGSMHGQNEHRYSVMYCNYCLSEDQAWLLATATDERGEMLEKICINIDVPNRARRRKAPARYVALKKLMDFIMGIISQTSQMWRLVIGRIGRIGHSELKSWSFLLSKQQLQKASKQFKDMCKQCTLMYPPTILSACLVTLEPDAKLRVMPDQFTPDERFSQISMQNPLATPQDVTCTHILVFPTSAVCAPFTRQFQNEPQVDDDFLTFEEEGNEDFSDADIGDLFWDTHMDRVSNHGSPGRMDDNRSWQSAGGNNFKCTPPQEVEEVGSLNQQPISVGYMVSTAPTGRMPAWFWSACPHLEDVCPVFLKTALHLHVPSIQSADDILNSTNAHQSANDHPLDSILTADVLRFVLEGYNALSWLALDSNTHDRLSCLPINVQTLMDLYYLTAAIA, from the exons ATGACGCATCAAAATCATCAGACAAACGGCGCAAGTTTGGAGGATTGCCACACAAACTTTTATGCCTTG ACTGATTTATGTGGAATAAAGTGGCGGAAGTTCGTTAACGGGGAGCGACCGAACGCATCGAGCGATCCTTTGGCGGACCCGATCCTGCGCTCCTATTCGCGATGCATCCAGGCGGACATGCTGTGCGTGTGGAGGAGGGTCCAATCCACGAAGACGGACAACGCCGACCCGAATGCCTTAACCTTCGAGATGACCACGTCGACCAAGGTCCACCCGCCCCTTTCGCTGGCCGCCGCCAAGGAGCTATGGATCTTCTGGTACGGCGAGGAGCCCGATCTCAGTGAACTGGTCGATGCCGAGCTGCTCCGAGTGGCGG cTAACCAAGCGCTTTGGAATGGCACCTGGAAAGGAGCTCTCACCTACGAGTGCCGATCGCTGCTGTTTAAGGCGCTGCACAATCTTATGGAGAG ATTCGTGCTTACCAAGGACATTGTGCGCTTTGGAAAATGGTTTGTGCAGCCCTGCACTTCCAGCGATCGCCTCTTTGGACGCAG CTCCCAGCACTTGTCCTTCTCATTTACGTTCTTTGTGCACGGCGACACCGTTTGTGCCTCCATAGATTTGCGCGAGCATCCCGCCGTGCGTCCGCTGACCAAGGAGCACTTGACCGAAGCGGCGGCAGCCTTTGCAGCGGCCAGTTCTCCGCCAGGATCAAATGGATCTGCGGCGACAGCAGGCGGAGCAGTGCCTAATCCTGGTCAGGATCCAAATGGAGCCAGCATGGATGGACTGGAAGGCGGAGAGGGAGCGACCAAGGCAGCGCCACCGCCGCACGCGCGAAAGGTTATGCTAGCGCCCTTTGGAATTGCGGGCATACTCACCGGCAATAGCTATAAGGCCAGCGATCCCATAGCCGAGAAGATCCTCGAGGATTGGGCCTCGTTTTTTCCGCTGTGCAATAAGGACAACACGGATGTGCCACCCGTGGTGGAAGTGGTGTCGG GTGGTCATAAGATGTATCATCCCACGAACTACGTACTAGTCACAGACCTGGACGACATGGAGCACATGGAATTCGTCGAGATGCAGAAGATGCAAAGCTCAGTGGCCGGAGCGGCGGCCGAGTCAGCTGTTCTGGCCTCGCTTTCTTGCCCAccgggagcagcagctgctccttcaTCCATGGGCGCAGCTCCATCTGCAACAGCGGTTCCCTTGGGTCCAGCTTCCCTCAATGCTCCAGCTTTAGCAGGAGCAGGTGTCGGAGCCACCGCATCTTCCGCCGCCAAAGAGATATCCCGCAAGGCAGCTCCACAAGCGGTCAGCGCCCTGGAACGTCTCGCCTTCCAGCCCTACTACGATCAACGGCCCACCTCGGGCTTCACCTTCAATACCAACAATACTCACATACCCGCCTCGGCAGCCGTGGAAATGCCGGAACGAACCTGGCAGGATTGCGTGATGAACACACTCCATGTGgatgcagcggcggcagcagcagcagctgcttcgTCTACGCCCGCCTCGGGAACTGGGTCATCATCCGCGGATGGCGACGAGAATGAGCAGAATAAACCGCCGCAGGACTCCAAGCAActggtgcagcagcagatccagcagcaacagcaacgccaAAAGCTCTGGAACTTTGTGGATCCCATGCAGAAAGCACCCTGCATATGCACCAA ACATCTGGGAAACACGCCTCATGGAACACCACACGGCGGCGCCTCAACGTACTCCCGCAACTCCTTGGGCGGCGATTCCTCGATGCCGGTGGCCTCCGTGGAGTCACCGGCAACGCCGGCTCCCTCTCCGCATCCGAATTCGGCGCACTCGCAACCGACATCCGTGCCGCCCGCTGAGCAA CTGCTCAATATGAGTCCCCATGCGCCAACTTCCGTTTCCAATCTCCAACAGCCGCCGACGCCTATAGACCACCTGCTGGACAAGAATACACCGGCGCCAACGCCAACGGACCAGCACGACAACAAGAGCATTACGGCCTCGCCCTATGTCCATCAGACGCCCAGCGTGGAGCCGCCCTCCTATACGGATCATGCGGCCGGCGGAGGACCAGCTGGTGGCCAGAGCCTTGGAACGGGTCCAGGTAGTGTGCCCACCCAGCAACCGGCTACGCCCACAGCAGCAACGTCAGCTGGTGGCGCCGGATCTGGCGGACCTTCAAATGCAATTGGAGGGAATGCGGTTGGCACTATAAGTGTCAAGAAGCTTGAGATGCAGCAGCAGACTCCATCGGCAGCTATGGCCATCAAGCAGGAGCCTGGTGCTCAAGGTCGGGGGGTCGGAGGTGTTACCTCCACCACGGAGGCCTTGAACAACTTTAAGCGACTGTACAACCCGCCAAAGCTGACGTTAAAGGATCCGGATAGCTTCTACGACGGGGAGTGGCTCAAGGAGGTCATCTATGACTTTCAGTACCAGGAATACTG GGACTATAGCACGGTGAAACGtccgaaaatggaaaagcaacgGAAACCTAGGTATGCCAAGAACCTCTACGAAGGACAAAACCACGTGAAGCCTGTGATGCCTTCGCCAGGATCCGTTTATGGCTCGCAGTTGCTCTCCTTGGATGAGTCAGCAAGCGCAGCAggaggtggcggtggaggACAGGCGGCGGGCAGCTCCGGCGGTGGTCTAGTGGGCATTGCCAACAGTACTGCCAGTGGCAGTGATGTAGAAGCCGATGGCAGCAGCTTCTTCCAGGGACTGAACATTAAGACAGAGCCCGGATTGCATTCCCCCTCTTGCAAGGAAACGTCGAAATCTTCgggcggcaacagcagcggtGGAGGAAGTGGTAGCGGTGGTAATCTCTTCACAGCTGAAGGTTTGAATCCCTCGCTCAACGATCTGGAGCAGTTGTTTGAGACAAGCTCGAACGACGAGTGCAGCAGCGTGCAAATCCACACACCACCCGATTCCAACAACCCCTCGAATGGCGGCTGCAGTGCTGTGACCAATACGATCGAAGACCTCAAACGGAGCACAGCGGTGGCCAGTGCTGCCgtagcagcggcagcagcagctgttgccTCGGGAGCGGGCAATATCCAGGCGGAGGATCTTACCAAGATGTTTCCCACACCACCGTCTcacgagcagcagcacccGAACTCGAGTCCCTGTCAAACGGACGTTGCTATGACGGATCTCAGTGTGGACACCACCACAACCATTATAACCAGTAGTATCACCACTACCTGCCATACCACTATCACGAGTAGTATCAACACCACCACAACAGCCTGTAGCAACCCAAGCAACAGTATTATGCTGGCTACCGCGCAAGCCCCCGTCACCGTGGTGGCCATCCAGACTGTCTCCAAGATGGTGAAGCAGGAGTATAACCTGGAACTGGGTAGCCCTATGGAAGAGCCCATAAATGACTGGGACTATGTGTATCGACCACCGCAACAGGAAAAGTTTGTGGGCTCGACGCGATATGCTCCATTGACGAACCTCCCCAGTCAGACACAGCCGCCGCTGACTCTGCCTACGGGATGCTTTTATCAACCCACCTGGAGTAGTCACAAATCAAGAGCAGCAACTTTGGCTAAAGCAGCGGCAgctcaacagcagcagcatcaaaaaCATCAGGCCCTTCAGCAGCGCATCCAATTGCATCAGCAGAAACTAcagcagcttcagctccagaatcagcagcaacaacaagcggcagccgcagcagcagcggcggcagcgggaGGTGTTGGCCATCAGAAgcaccagcatcagcatctTCATGATCTCCTGTCAGCGGCGCCGAGGACACCATTAACGCCCTCTACTGTTCCGCAACCGTTGAGCAGTGGTGGCAGTCAGTATTTGCTGAATCAGTTGAATTGCCCACAAGCGCCACCTGGCGCCTCCATGCAGCAGCTAATGCACCGAGCGGGGATGTCACCAATTTCCCCGGGACCCGGAATGGGTCCGTATGCCGCCAGAAGTAGTCCAATGTCGAGGGCCACCCCCACGCATCCGCCACCGCCATATCCTTATGACTTGGCTGTGGCCAGTCCAGCTACCTCCACATCATCGTACTTGAACCGGCCGCTTCACTCGCAGGAGCATCCGCACATGCATGGCATGGGCGGCGGAGCAGCGGGAGGTGTCGGTCACGGAACAGCAGGTGGCGGGCACATGGGTATGGTACCGTACACTGGCGATGCGGGCATTGCCAGTGGTGGAACAGCGATGGCAGCCGGATCCTCGTCTTTGCTTCAGGAATTACCAGAAGTAAATTCTGTCCTAGTTAACATCCTGCTGTACGATACCGCCTTAAATGTCTTCCGGGATCACAACTTTGATAGtagcagtgtgtgtgtgtgcaatgcGGATACGCAAAAGATTGGCAATATTCGCGGAGCGGATTCCGGAGTATATGTACCCCTGCCCGGGGTTAGCTTCAATCCTTTCCCTTCCGGAGCTGGAGGCGCTGCGGCTGGACAGCGAATGCTCAATGGACCCAGTTCCGCCGGTTTTGGCGGCATGCGGATGATCAGTGCCTTTGGGGGTTCGCCAGCCTCAGCCTCGATGCCCGGAGCTGGCTCCGGACATGGCCATGGTCCAAATGGTGGCTCCAACTCGTCGTCTTGCACGCCGCCCAGCAGTAATCCCCATATCACCGGCTATGTGGACGATGATCCAGTGGAGTGTACGTGTGGTTTCAGTGCAGTGGTTAATCGAAGACTCTCTCATCGCGCTGGACTCTTTTACGAAGATGAGGTGGAGATCACGGGCATCGCGGATGATCCGGGCAGGAATAAGCAGCCCACGTTGCTCAGTATCATCCAGAGCCTTAGCaggaaaaaccaaatcaaGCAGGGACCTGGAGAAACAAGCTCTGCCTTGGATAAAATCGGAGCGGGAGGATTGCCTGGTGGACAACTGGAGCAATTGGCTCACGCTGTATTTGACCTGCTATTGGATCAGTGTTCTATCATCCAAACATCTAGCAGTTCGGTGCACAGAGCACTTCAGTCCCATCGGAGGCGAATGTCCCGCCAACGAAGGATCTTCGGTACCAATGGAGCTCCAACTGCCTCATTGGCATCAATTGCAAATGTTCTAGAGTTTATGGATGCACACGACGTCATAAGTTTGGCCCTGGAGCAGTCGAGATTGGCATTCGAAAACCAGCGGATGGACAACATGATGGACTTCCATGGAAATGGTAGCAGTAGctcgcatcagcagcagcaactcacAGCTTtccatgcaccaccacctgcTTTGCGTCACAAGCTAGCAGGTATTGGCGCTGGTCGGTTGACGGTCCACAAGTGGCCATATCTTCCCGTCGGTTTCACCCGTAGCAATAAGGAGATTGTACGCACCATGAATGCTATACAGCCGATGCTGCAGAATGCATTCCATTGCAAATCCAGGGGCGGCTCAGGTTCCAAGGATGCCAGTTCGTACAATACGGTGAGTGGACCGCTAACCTGGCGTCAATTCCATAGACTGGCAGGCCGTGCATCCGGACAATGTGAGCCGCAACCGATACCATCCGTGGTGGTGGGCTACGAGAAAGATTGGATCTCGGTGGCACCGCACTCCATCCACTACTGGGATAAGTTTCTGCTGGAACCGTACTCCTATGCCAGGGATGTTGTCTACGTGGTGGTGTGTCCGGACAACGAGCATGTGGTGAGTTGTACTCGCAGCTATTTCCGGGAACTAAGCAGCACCTACGAGATGTGCAAGCTgggcaaacacacacccatCCGAGGATGGGATGGTTTCCTTCAAGTAGGCGCTGCTCGAAACAACGTGCCTGCGGATCGGGAAACGACTCCCTTGGATGATTGGCTGCGTACCCTGGAACATGCTGCTCTGGCGGAGCAAATCCGTCGGTATGCAGTTGCCTTTATTCACCAGTTGGCTCCATACCTAAGTCGAGTGCCAAATGATAAAACGCTCTTGAATCCACCAGATGGCACTGGCAACTCACACTCTAAAGGAGGAAGCTCTTCCTCCTCGAATAGCTCTTCAGGCAGCGGATTGCCAGGCGGGGATTTACCCACGGATAATATCAAGCTGGAGCCGGGTACAGAACCTCAAGTCCAACCGATGGAGACCAACGAAATAAAACAGGAACCCGGAGTGGGAAAAGGAGGCGCTGCAGCAGGTGATACCAAACCCGCTCTGATCCTCGGAGATCCATTGGGAATGGGCGAGACTTTGGAGGACATCAACCCGTCAGCCATTGTCCTTTATGTGGTCAATCCGTTCACTTTCGCCTCGGATAGCTGCGAACTGGAGCGTCTAGCTCTGATTGCTCTACTTCGTTGCTATGCGGAATTGCTGAAAGCAGTTCCAGATTCAGTGCGATCCCAGATGAACATTCAGATTATATCGCTAGAATCGGTAATGGAACTGGGACCGTGCGGCAATCGAAAGCGTTTCTCGGACGAGATTAGGTGCCTGGCTCTAAACATATTTTCGCAGTGCCGGCGACATCTGGTGCATGCCCAATCCGTTAAAAGTCTTACTGGCTTTGGTACGGCGGCTAATATGGAGGCCTTTCTCAAGACAAAGGATGAACCCAATCGCCGGGCCTACAAGATGTACACGGCTCCCTTTGTTCTGGCACCAATGCACGAGAGGAATGACAAAACGGACTTCTCCAGATCCGCGGGCAGTATGCATGGCCAGAATGAACATCGTTATTCGGTGATGTATTGCAATTACTGCCTGAGCGAGGATCAGGCTTGGCTTTTGGCCACCGCCACTGATGAAAGGGGCGAGATGCTGGAGAAGATCTGCATTAATATCGACGTGCCAAATCGTGCTCGGAGGAGAAAGGCCCCTGCTCGCTATGTGGCCCTAAAGAAACTGATGGACTTCATCATGGGAATCATCTCGCAGACATCGCAAATGTGGCGTTTGGTTATCGGACGCATTGGAAGGATCGGACACAGTGAACTGAAGTCGTGGAGTTTTTTGCTCAGCAAGCAACAGCTGCAAAAGGCATCCAAGCAATTTAAGGATATGTGTAAGCAATGTACATTGATGTATCCACCCACAATCCTGAGTGCTTGCCTGGTGACCCTCGAGCCGGATGCCAAGCTGCGCGTGATGCCCGACCAGTTTACGCCAGATGAGCGCTTCTCACAGATTTCCATGCAGAACCCGTTGGCCACTCCACAGGACGTGACCTGCACCCACATCCTGGTCTTTCCCACTAGCGCCGTCTGTGCG CCCTTTACGCGCCAGTTCCAAAACGAGCCGCAAGTAGATGACGACTTCCTAACATTCGAGGAAGAGGGCAACGAGGACTTTAGCGATGCGGACATTGGAGATCTTTTCTGGGACA CTCACATGGACAGAGTATCCAATCATGGTAGTCCCGGTCGCATGGATGACAATCGGAGTTGGCAGAGCGCTGGCGGTAATAACTTCAAGTGCACGCCGCCCCAGGAAGTAGAGGAG GTTGGTTCACTCAACCAGCAGCCCATATCAGTGGGTTACATGGTGTCCACGGCGCCAACCGGTCGCATGCCCGCATGGTTCTGGTCAGCTTGTCCGCATCTAGAAGACGTTTGTCCCGTGTTTCTGAAGACAGCCCTCCATCTCCATGTGCCCAGCATACAGTCTGCCGATGATATTCTCAACTCGACCAATGCCCATCAGTCAGCCAACGATCATCCGCTTGACTCCATTCTCACGGCGGATGTGCTGCGCTTCGTCCTCGAGGGATACAATGCCCTTTCCTGGCTGGCGCTCGACTCCAACACACACGATCGTCTCTCCTGTCTGCCCATCAATGTTCAGACGCTAATGGATCTGTACTATCTGACGGCTGCCATAGCCTAA